One region of Natronorubrum aibiense genomic DNA includes:
- a CDS encoding TIGR00341 family protein produces MRLVQVFVPQGELELVLETAASTGLDYAVTEETSHGEFEALVSVPVPPAAVEPFLTSLRTAGLDEDSYTVVTATETIVSNRTDELTGQFTGTRISREELQARAADLAPAASTYFILLVVSTAIATAGLLLDSAATIIGAMVVAPLMGPALAASVGVVIDDDGLATRGVGLQVAGLVVSVATAATIGWTLRGTVLLPPGFDITTVPQVTERISPNVLALFLALGSGVAGVVSLTRNVGSVLVGVAIAVALVPPAATVGLGIAWGDPMVVVTAGTLVLVNLLSINLTALILLWVSGYRPDRSEHVERAYGQLRSRVVVLLVAIALLSVVLGGVTYGTYQTAAVEHDVKTELEAMSDDPEFDDLQFRESDVAYELVDVYTGGQPSVTVLVERPPGEQELPGFADEVRERLEAATGVDLEVVVELVDTQRSG; encoded by the coding sequence ATGCGTCTCGTACAGGTGTTCGTCCCACAGGGTGAACTTGAGCTCGTCCTCGAGACGGCGGCGTCGACGGGCCTCGATTACGCCGTTACCGAGGAAACGAGCCACGGAGAGTTCGAGGCGCTCGTCTCGGTTCCTGTGCCGCCAGCCGCCGTCGAGCCGTTTCTCACGTCGCTTCGAACCGCCGGCCTCGACGAGGATTCGTACACGGTCGTCACGGCTACGGAGACGATCGTCTCGAACCGAACGGACGAGTTGACCGGTCAGTTTACCGGGACCAGGATCTCTCGAGAGGAACTGCAGGCACGAGCAGCGGATCTCGCCCCCGCCGCATCGACGTACTTCATCTTGCTCGTGGTGAGTACGGCCATCGCGACGGCCGGGTTGTTACTCGATTCCGCGGCGACGATCATCGGGGCAATGGTTGTGGCCCCGTTGATGGGGCCGGCACTGGCGGCAAGCGTCGGCGTCGTCATCGACGACGACGGACTCGCGACGCGCGGTGTCGGCTTGCAGGTCGCTGGACTCGTCGTCTCGGTTGCCACGGCGGCGACGATCGGCTGGACACTCAGGGGGACGGTGTTGCTCCCACCCGGATTCGACATTACGACCGTTCCGCAGGTCACCGAACGGATCTCGCCGAACGTGCTCGCGCTCTTTCTCGCACTCGGCTCCGGCGTGGCTGGGGTCGTCAGCCTCACCCGCAACGTCGGATCGGTCCTCGTTGGTGTCGCGATTGCCGTCGCACTTGTCCCGCCCGCGGCCACCGTTGGACTCGGCATCGCCTGGGGGGATCCGATGGTGGTCGTCACTGCGGGCACGCTCGTCCTCGTGAACCTCCTGTCAATCAACCTCACTGCACTGATCCTGTTGTGGGTCTCAGGATATCGTCCGGACCGATCAGAGCACGTCGAACGCGCGTATGGCCAACTCCGATCGCGAGTCGTTGTCCTTCTCGTCGCGATTGCGCTGCTGTCGGTCGTTCTCGGCGGCGTCACGTACGGAACCTACCAGACTGCTGCTGTCGAACACGACGTCAAGACCGAACTCGAGGCGATGAGCGACGACCCCGAGTTCGACGACCTGCAGTTCCGAGAGAGCGACGTCGCGTACGAACTCGTAGACGTCTACACCGGTGGGCAGCCGTCGGTCACCGTCCTCGTCGAGCGGCCACCGGGCGAACAGGAGTTGCCCGGATTCGCTGACGAGGTGCGCGAGCGACTCGAGGCAGCGACTGGTGTCGACCTCGAGGTCGTCGTCGAACTGGTCGACACCCAGCGAAGCGGGTAA
- a CDS encoding Gfo/Idh/MocA family protein has protein sequence MNGSDIGVGIVGLGGMGHLHAQSITELGADVVAGADLVDAQRQRFADEFGATTYETHEGLVADDAVDAVIVTTPNRFHEPITVDALEAGCDVLVEKPLAHSLESADRIAETAARTGGICMVGFHNRHAASMAMFDEYHARGRFGELTHIEANYVRRRGVPGPGSWFTDPELAGGGALLDIGVHALDLALYTLEFPEITEVSGVARTTFGHDEEYADPDGFGDNWDAEAETYEVDDSVSAFIRTAEGQTISLEAAWATNREESMDFRIRGTEGGAQFDIGDTNLDILETGTAGGDHYADVTLTGDSSLTGYTEQDAQFLEAVATGTPPETNTLEEALTVQRVIDAIYRSSETGRAVELEDAPVSEAHLEQTTQLD, from the coding sequence ATGAACGGCTCGGACATCGGTGTCGGGATCGTCGGCCTCGGTGGGATGGGGCATCTCCACGCACAAAGTATCACGGAACTCGGTGCAGACGTCGTCGCCGGTGCCGACCTCGTCGACGCCCAGCGCCAGCGCTTCGCCGACGAGTTCGGAGCGACGACCTACGAAACTCACGAGGGACTCGTCGCCGACGATGCCGTCGACGCCGTCATCGTCACGACGCCGAATCGGTTCCACGAACCGATCACCGTCGACGCACTCGAGGCCGGTTGTGACGTACTCGTCGAAAAGCCGCTCGCTCACTCCCTGGAAAGTGCCGATCGAATCGCCGAGACGGCGGCCAGAACGGGCGGCATCTGCATGGTGGGCTTTCACAATCGCCACGCCGCGTCGATGGCGATGTTCGACGAGTACCACGCGCGCGGCCGGTTCGGCGAGCTCACCCACATCGAGGCGAACTACGTTCGACGCCGCGGCGTTCCCGGCCCCGGCTCGTGGTTTACCGATCCCGAACTCGCCGGCGGCGGTGCCCTGCTCGACATCGGCGTCCACGCGCTCGATCTCGCCCTCTACACCCTCGAATTCCCCGAGATTACGGAAGTGTCGGGCGTCGCCAGAACGACGTTCGGACACGATGAAGAGTACGCTGACCCCGACGGATTCGGCGACAACTGGGACGCCGAAGCCGAGACCTACGAGGTCGACGACTCCGTCAGCGCCTTTATTCGTACCGCCGAGGGCCAGACAATCTCGCTCGAGGCCGCGTGGGCGACCAACCGCGAGGAGAGCATGGACTTCCGAATTCGCGGCACAGAGGGCGGCGCGCAGTTCGATATCGGCGACACCAACCTCGATATTCTGGAGACGGGCACCGCCGGCGGCGACCACTACGCCGACGTGACGCTCACCGGCGACTCGTCGCTGACCGGCTACACCGAACAGGACGCCCAGTTCCTCGAGGCCGTTGCGACGGGGACACCGCCCGAGACGAACACCCTCGAGGAAGCGCTCACCGTCCAGCGCGTGATCGACGCGATCTATCGCTCGAGCGAGACGGGACGTGCCGTGGAACTCGAGGACGCACCCGTTTCCGAGGCACACCTCGAGCAGACGACGCAACTCGACTAA
- a CDS encoding translation initiation factor eIF-2B, translated as MIDETVEEIQEMQTHSSSVIAVNATRALEELLDREFATVEEYVRSLERNGTVLRRANPSHASLQTAVREVVDDVSDADLDTVEEAKRYTQDKIDAVISRVESGKRLAAENAVDALEDGATLLTHDYSSTVLEAIEQAVEAGKSFDVYITEARPRYIGRKTARALAEIDDVDATLITDSAHGVYLEECDRVVVGMDCIVDDTLYNRVGTFPIAATASQLDVPVTVLGSASKIVSEGFVFENEFRTGSEVMPEPADGFAVENPAYDATPVSLLESVITDEGHHEF; from the coding sequence ATGATCGACGAGACGGTCGAGGAGATTCAGGAAATGCAGACGCACAGCTCCTCGGTGATAGCCGTAAACGCGACGCGGGCGCTCGAGGAACTGCTCGATCGGGAGTTCGCGACCGTCGAGGAGTACGTTCGCTCGCTCGAGCGCAACGGGACGGTGCTGCGGCGGGCGAACCCGTCACACGCATCGCTGCAGACCGCAGTCAGAGAGGTCGTCGATGACGTCAGCGATGCCGACCTCGACACTGTCGAGGAGGCAAAACGGTACACGCAGGACAAGATCGACGCGGTCATCTCGCGGGTCGAATCCGGCAAACGGCTGGCGGCCGAAAACGCCGTCGACGCGCTCGAGGACGGCGCAACGCTGTTGACCCACGACTACTCCTCGACGGTGCTCGAGGCCATCGAGCAAGCGGTCGAGGCTGGCAAGTCCTTCGACGTCTACATCACGGAGGCCCGGCCGCGGTACATCGGGCGCAAGACGGCGCGAGCGCTGGCCGAGATCGACGACGTCGACGCAACGCTCATCACCGACAGCGCACACGGCGTCTACCTCGAGGAATGTGACCGCGTCGTCGTCGGCATGGACTGTATCGTCGACGACACGCTGTACAACCGCGTCGGTACGTTCCCGATCGCGGCCACGGCGAGCCAACTCGACGTGCCGGTGACCGTCCTCGGCTCGGCGTCGAAAATCGTCTCCGAGGGGTTCGTCTTCGAAAACGAGTTCCGAACGGGCAGCGAGGTCATGCCCGAGCCAGCAGACGGATTCGCCGTCGAGAACCCGGCGTACGACGCGACGCCGGTGTCGCTGCTCGAGAGCGTCATCACCGACGAAGGCCACCACGAGTTCTGA
- a CDS encoding ThuA domain-containing protein, translating to MTTVTIWNEFRHEREDDAVAAIYPDGIHETIADGLAADGSDHEIRTATLEEPEHGLTETVLAETGVLLWWGHEAHDEVSEAVVDRVQERVLEGMGLIVLHSGHYSKLFKRLMGTTCSLQYREDGATERLWVVDPGHPIADGLGESIELPRTEMYGEPFDVPEPDRLVFVSWFEGGEVFRSGCCYRRGSGRIFYFRPGHETYPIYENEAIQRVLRNAVDWATPTEGAPRTFGKRD from the coding sequence ATGACGACAGTCACGATCTGGAACGAGTTCCGACACGAACGCGAGGACGATGCCGTCGCGGCAATCTATCCCGACGGAATCCACGAGACAATCGCCGACGGCCTCGCCGCTGACGGGTCCGACCACGAGATTCGTACCGCAACGCTCGAGGAACCCGAACATGGACTCACCGAAACTGTCCTCGCGGAGACGGGCGTCTTACTCTGGTGGGGCCACGAGGCCCACGACGAGGTCTCGGAGGCAGTTGTCGATCGCGTTCAGGAGCGAGTCCTCGAGGGGATGGGACTGATCGTCTTACATTCGGGCCACTACTCGAAACTGTTCAAGCGCCTCATGGGAACGACCTGCAGCTTACAGTACCGCGAGGACGGCGCGACCGAACGACTCTGGGTCGTCGACCCCGGCCATCCGATCGCCGACGGACTCGGCGAATCGATCGAACTGCCCCGGACCGAGATGTACGGCGAACCGTTCGACGTTCCCGAACCCGACCGGCTGGTGTTCGTCAGCTGGTTCGAAGGTGGCGAGGTGTTCCGCAGCGGCTGTTGTTACAGACGCGGCAGCGGTCGTATCTTCTACTTTCGGCCGGGCCACGAAACGTATCCGATCTACGAGAACGAGGCCATCCAGCGGGTGCTTCGAAACGCCGTCGACTGGGCGACGCCGACCGAGGGGGCCCCACGAACGTTTGGCAAGCGAGACTGA
- a CDS encoding DUF5783 family protein, whose protein sequence is MSERDSGTDPNAGTEFDPEQFEEKYVYYFEELEAAYSNAYQQLHGRVDSEVLRAIDRQVLSESEPIYHGDGEFSVELPDDPKDRVGAVDDEQFEAVLDEFTERIESELRRRFGFEHEVGK, encoded by the coding sequence ATGAGCGAGCGCGACTCCGGAACCGACCCGAACGCCGGCACCGAGTTCGATCCTGAACAGTTCGAGGAAAAATACGTCTACTACTTCGAGGAACTTGAGGCGGCCTACTCGAATGCGTATCAGCAACTGCACGGCCGCGTCGACTCCGAGGTGCTCCGGGCGATCGATCGGCAGGTGCTCAGCGAGAGCGAACCGATCTATCACGGGGACGGCGAGTTCAGCGTCGAACTTCCTGACGACCCGAAGGACCGTGTCGGTGCTGTCGACGACGAGCAGTTCGAGGCCGTCCTCGACGAGTTCACCGAGCGGATCGAAAGCGAGTTGCGGCGACGCTTCGGGTTCGAGCACGAGGTCGGTAAGTGA
- the psmB gene encoding archaeal proteasome endopeptidase complex subunit beta, which yields MRAPQHNSDFSRTVDQLADDPNPYEPEIGSLPQNELTRADLDNVNKTGTTTIGISTADGVVIATDMRASLGGRFVSNKNVQKVEQIHPTGALTLVGSVGGAQSFISSLRAEVNLYEARRGETMSIDALATLAGNFARGGPFFAIHPILGGVDDDGSHVYSIDPAGGVMEDDYTVTGSGMQLAYGHLEQAYEDDMSNEEAKTVAARGIKSAVERDTGSGNGVFLCEITDEGVDIHGHHDFDEVL from the coding sequence ATGCGAGCACCTCAACATAACTCGGACTTCTCCCGCACCGTCGACCAGTTGGCCGACGATCCGAACCCCTACGAGCCCGAAATCGGCTCGCTGCCACAGAACGAACTCACGCGTGCCGACCTCGACAACGTCAACAAGACCGGGACGACCACGATCGGCATCTCGACGGCCGACGGCGTCGTCATCGCGACGGACATGCGTGCCAGCCTCGGCGGCCGGTTCGTCTCGAACAAGAACGTCCAGAAGGTCGAACAGATCCACCCAACCGGTGCCCTGACGCTGGTCGGCAGCGTCGGTGGCGCACAGTCGTTCATCTCGAGTCTCCGCGCCGAGGTCAACCTCTACGAGGCTCGCCGTGGCGAGACCATGAGCATCGACGCACTGGCGACGCTCGCGGGCAACTTCGCCCGCGGCGGCCCGTTCTTCGCCATCCACCCGATCCTGGGCGGTGTCGACGACGACGGCAGTCACGTCTACAGCATCGACCCCGCCGGCGGCGTCATGGAAGACGACTACACCGTCACCGGTTCCGGGATGCAACTCGCCTACGGTCACTTAGAGCAGGCCTACGAGGACGACATGTCCAACGAGGAAGCGAAGACGGTCGCCGCTCGCGGCATCAAATCGGCTGTCGAGCGTGACACCGGCTCCGGGAACGGTGTCTTCCTCTGTGAGATCACCGACGAGGGCGTCGACATTCACGGCCACCACGACTTCGACGAAGTCCTGTAA